The Arachis ipaensis cultivar K30076 chromosome B07, Araip1.1, whole genome shotgun sequence genomic interval TTtagaaagggtgaccatagagtacctatggtcacggttttttaaaaaagggtggcctaaaaggggtctatggtcacggttttgaggggtggcctaaaagggtctatggtcgcGGTTTttcagtgaccaaaaaggggctatggtcacggtttttcaaaaaagggtgacctaaaagggtctatggtctatggtcacgattttgggggtcgcttaaaagggtctatggttacGCTTTTGGGGGGTGgactaaaggggtctatggtcacggttttttacagtgaccaaaaagggtctatggtcacggtttttcggaggggtgacctaaaagagtctatggtcacggttttggagggtgacctaaaggggtctatggtcacggttttgaggggtggcctaaaagggtctatggtcacagttttagggggtgacctaaaggtgtctatggtcacgattttttacagtgaccaaaaagagtctatggtcacggtttttcagaagggtgacctaaaagagtctatggtcatggttttggagggtgacctaaaggggtctatggtcacggttttgaagggtggcctaaaagggtctatggtcacggttttagggggtaacctaaaggggtctatggtcatggttttttacAATGACcaaaaagagtctatggtcatggtttttcaaaagggtgacctaaaagggtctatggtcacggttttgggaggtGACCTAAAGGAGTCTATGGTCACCGTTTTACGAAAGGATGACCTAAAAaggtttatggtcacggttttggagagTGACCTAGAAGTATCTATAATAACGGTTTTAGGAGGTTGTCCAACGAATCACAAGCTTCTCTGTGTCATTCGTCACACGTCGTGGGTCATCGTGCTCATCTCTTGTCGCTCGCCGTGTCCTCCTTGCTCAAAAAATTGTATTTactgaaaagtaaataaatcaaAGTTCTGAAATTttgaattataaattaatttaaatttatataattttcaattacaattagatattttttttatattaaagttACTCAAATCCTTATTTCCAAATTAAAACTCAAAAACCCTAATCCTAACTCCTCTTGCTGCCCTTCAGCCGCCACTCCTCtccctcacccctcacccttcaCTCACGCATACGCACTCTCCCTCTTCACACAACACACACGGGCAACTTTTCCCCTCACCCACGccgagagagaagagaagaacggAGGAGGGAGAAGCTGCCCAGCCGCGGTCGCCGTCCATGGAGCTGTGAGGAGCGCCGCTGCTGTCGCGCGCCAGAGGAGAGGAAGAGAGATCGGGAAGAGAGAAGGACAGGGGGAGAAGGAAGCACGCGACGGAGAAGGGGGCGCTGCTTGCGTAGCTACACCTCGTCGTCGTCGCTGTTGGGGCTGCTTCGGGGTGTGCCGTCATCGTCAAACTTGGTGGAGGAGAGAGGAACGCCATGGCCAGAGAAGAGAAGGAGTGTTCCGCGAGGAGAAGGAGGTGCTGCCCGCACCGCCATTCATACCTGTCATTTCTCGAGCTTGCCGTCGCTGCGTCTTCAAGGAAAGGGTCTCTCTGGaagaacttccttctgccatttcCTCCTTGACTCACCTTACTGACATAGCCAACCTCTTTAGTCTTCAAGCCAGATTGCTAACTTTTtactattttgcttctttttcattGCATACTTATCACATTTCAGATCCTACAATAAAATGGAGTTCTACAATTAATTTCAGATTCGTCAAAGTACTGAATACCTTAGTCACTTAACAGTGGTTTTGGATTTAAGTTCTGAGAATGGAAAAATTTGGTGGTCCAATTTGACAATAAGGCAAGAGTTATTGATTTCGTTATCATATAGCTATttgattattgattttgttgaaaTTATTGCCTTCAATTCATGGATTACTGAGGTAACTAATGAAGATGTGGCTCCTATTTTTCATGTACATGAGTTAATAATGATTTGGATTGAAAAATTATAGTTGAGTTTGTTGTTAAAAATGATCAACGAGCATAAGAATCACGTTAGAAATTTGTTTGATTCCTGTGAAAATTGCTGTGTAGGGTACAGGCCTTTCTGCTAAAGAATGTGAGATATATGACTTCTTTGTATATATCCCACAATATGGAGGTGGCACTGCTTCTTTGAATGTTACTGTTGCTGCTTCAATTGTTTTGCATCATTTTGGAGGTATTAGGATGAAGCTTTCATGATTGGTCATATTTCATCCAAATTCCTAGAATTTTGTAGTAAATCACAGAATGTATTTATATCTGATGTTTGATACTTCTTATATCTGAAAGGAATATGCACATTTAAGTTTCTTTTTTGTAATATTTAAGTATACTTtttgtgatgatgatgattgaaaaTTTGTATTTTTCGATTACCTTCGTTGTATGTGTTGCTCTTCAATAATCACTTTTTGTTTGTGTACATGTGTGGTTTCTATCCATTGATATACAATGAGAAACCTTCCAGTGGATTAGCTTCTTGGAAGTGGGATTTATTATTGAATATAAATTAAAGCATCATTGTTCATTGGTGAAAATCGTGTTGGCTGTTTCTTAAGATCTAAATGCTTCTGCGTAGATTATGTCCTTGATGTATTCATTAAACTTGATTGTTGTTTCTGAACTATTATTTTTGCCAGTCTGGGCAGGTTTTGGAGAGAGATCTCGTGATGGGAACAAATTTGTTGTGGCTGAGAGACCTGTAAAGCATTTAACCCGAAAGCAACTGCAAAAGCAGTGAAAATTTTGATATAGGTgagttaaattaaattagaaagaaattaaattaaatttacaaCTTAGA includes:
- the LOC107607377 gene encoding uncharacterized protein LOC107607377; this translates as MVTVLGGDLKESMVTVLRKDDLKRFMVTVLESDLEVSIITVLGAATPLPHPSPFTHAYALSLFTQHTRATFPLTHAEREEKNGGGRSCPAAVAVHGAVRSAAAVARQRRGREIGKREGQGEKEARDGEGGAACVATPRRRRCWGCFGVCRRHGQRREGVFREEKEVLPAPPFIPVISRACRRCVFKERVSLEELPSAISSLTHLTDIANLFSLQVWAGFGERSRDGNKFVVAERPVKQQVLSFQMVKWLKKKKFSSFEKKE